From the genome of Ptychodera flava strain L36383 chromosome 3 unlocalized genomic scaffold, AS_Pfla_20210202 Scaffold_27__1_contigs__length_13241970_pilon, whole genome shotgun sequence:
AAGCCTTTGATACTTTGATATTGTCTTATGTTGAAATAGACAGCttcatttgaatatataatgtTGTCTACCACCTACCCTGAGTATGTTTAAGTATGATTGGAAGTATCACAGTAAGGAAATAATGGGAACCTCCGATCAATATTCAACAATTAAGTTCTATGGGTGGGAGGGGGTGGGGTTGTGCAAAACTTCAAGAATTGAGTTTTTATcagacattgaacttttgatgtcgCCCCTACGGATGATAATTTGTGGAAATTGATTATTGTATCGACACGCAAACAAAGCAACAAGACCATTTAACCCTCCAGGGTTAGTTTTAATAGTGTAGTGTCTACTCAGCAATTCATTTATCTCGTAGATTACAGTGAGCACTACGGTACAGCTAACAATCGGTGCCCGGTGCCGTCCCAGAAGAAACTCGGAGGGAGGGGCGTTGCCAAATTCAACGCCCAGATGTTGGAAGCTCACAACTACTTCCGTTGCCTGCACGACTCGGATGCGATGACGCTAAGCGCGAAGATGAAGAAGCAGGCCAAGACTGCCGTTGATACGAGCGCCGCCACAGGCGGTTTGAAGCATTCCTTCAAAGGAGAGAATTTGGCACTCATACAGATACCCATCTCTGACGCAACAGGTAGAATATTTATTGCCATTAACTTATTTGAAGATTGTAATCATTGTAAATATATCAACCCTAAAGGCAGTATCTCCTTTGAGATAATTTTGGATGGCTGTGCATTCCATATTTCCTGAGTACAAATGCACGTATTTCGATAAATATAATTGTTATTTAGTACACCCTGAAGAAATACTTCGGCTTTTTTATGTGCTTCTGCAACCATTTTAATGTCCAAAGCGTGACTACCtttattattaattttcatCGACTGATCAGATAAGTTTTGAAAAGGTCATCTTTCCGACTCATATCTATATAATTCTCTGCAATACTTTCTGTCGATGTTTCACGAATACAATCGCTTGAAACATTGATAATCCTTCTTTTCAATTCTTGTTGACAGGGTTCGGCATTACCAAAATGTGGTATGACGAAATCAAGGACTATAACTACGATGATTTCAAGAAAAGCACTGGTGTCGTTGGTGAGTTATCTTTACGTCTCCCTTATGAAAGGGatgttttgtaacacacatGTATATGAGTCAGTTGACGCGATTATGAGCCTGTGTGCATGTTAGTATGTAAAGACAACGAAAGGAAATTGGGATTAACATGACGACGTGGATGTGTGTGTGTTCTCTTCAGTTCAATTATAATTTTGTCTGGTAGGAGACACAACATCTCTTGAAAACCTTAAAGGTATTATGCACATCGGCGACtgagatattcggactctcaaacctttacaatattattttcgtCTTCCACTTATGGGAGCTCGTTTTGAGCTTATAGATTGAGTAAATACACTATTCGGCGGCTTAAATTTGTGATGATCGAGAATTTTATCCCCAAACCTCCAAGATAACACACGGGTGGCAGCCATCGGGTAACCATTCCGAAATTTGCAATGTGACgtctaattttcattttctcacATTAAAGGAGCATGGTAAAAAAGTAAACTTGCGCAAATTGTGAGTAGAAGTCTATTTCATTGACCTTAATATTATCCTGTAATCACTGATAATCACTCCTGCTGCTTAAAAGCTGCCTTTTAAACGATATGCGACGACTTATCAGAAATCCAAACGGTCTGTCGAAATATCGACATTAGTTGCAGTGTCATTCAAGTGTAAGAATAAGAATAAGTATCAGTTTTTTAGTCcaaatgtgttaaaaataatCCATGGAGGATATGCATTTTCTGAAAAGACAAATAGCTCACAAACGAAGACGTAAAAAAGATTATTAAATCAGTTGCAATGGAAATGATCTACACCTTGACAAGTCATTCGAGTCAGGGCTTAAATTCTGCAATAACACTTTGAGATGCAGAATACTGGGCCCAAGCCAAGCTAAGCTGaaagacaaatgaaaattacCTGAGCGgatatgtttgtatattttcattgtGAACGACACTCTCAAAAAAGCTCTCATACCTAGCTAAGGCAGTACACACCTCCGACTCGAATGTGACTTTTGCTagaactttcctcagtgaaactttcagccattattttaccaaatcaagaatgaaaatcaggtgtcaccgtgcaaagtttggaaatagagggaaaa
Proteins encoded in this window:
- the LOC139126503 gene encoding uncharacterized protein; the encoded protein is MLEAHNYFRCLHDSDAMTLSAKMKKQAKTAVDTSAATGGLKHSFKGENLALIQIPISDATGFGITKMWYDEIKDYNYDDFKKSTGVVGHFTQVVWADSSKLGCASTVDIKGNTQIACEYDPPGNYATVEDHVDNVNRPIS